A genomic stretch from Sulfurimonas sediminis includes:
- a CDS encoding Na+/H+ antiporter subunit E, whose protein sequence is MKYILLKRVFLFLVIWIILTEGNPASFWIGIPAVLLSAFISLVLLPPVFWNFTALLRFIPFYLIRSLLGGVDVMLRVFHPDLPINPGLVEYKLHIRKPIEQDMIVNVLNLLPGTLSVDIENDLLLIHVLDIGKNIKKELALIEEYIHNIFSKKTATQGSVHETI, encoded by the coding sequence ATGAAATATATTCTATTGAAAAGAGTGTTTTTATTTCTTGTTATCTGGATAATTCTGACAGAAGGAAATCCTGCTTCGTTTTGGATTGGTATTCCTGCTGTCTTACTGTCTGCTTTCATCAGTCTTGTGCTTCTTCCCCCTGTTTTTTGGAACTTCACTGCACTGCTGAGGTTTATTCCGTTTTATCTCATCCGCTCTCTTCTTGGAGGCGTGGATGTAATGCTGCGTGTTTTCCATCCCGATCTTCCCATAAATCCTGGTTTGGTAGAGTATAAGTTACACATTCGCAAGCCAATAGAACAGGATATGATCGTCAATGTACTCAACCTGCTTCCGGGTACACTTTCAGTAGACATTGAAAATGATCTGCTGTTGATTCATGTACTGGATATCGGAAAAAATATCAAAAAAGAGCTTGCATTGATTGAAGAGTATATCCATAATATATTTTCTAAAAAAACAGCGACTCAAGGAAGTGTCCATGAAACGATTTAA
- a CDS encoding monovalent cation/H+ antiporter complex subunit F, with product MMNILYITLVIFLFLNLIAGIWRLVYGPTNEDRILASQLFGTITVIILLLLAQINENAALRNVALLFASLAAVTAIAFVQSSSKNKDTRSEND from the coding sequence ATGATGAATATTCTTTATATAACGCTTGTCATTTTTTTATTTTTAAACCTGATTGCAGGAATATGGCGTCTTGTATATGGTCCGACGAATGAAGACCGTATTTTGGCATCACAGTTATTCGGGACGATTACCGTTATCATACTCCTTTTGCTTGCCCAGATCAATGAAAATGCCGCTTTGCGTAATGTGGCCTTGCTCTTTGCCTCACTCGCAGCTGTCACGGCAATAGCCTTTGTCCAAAGCAGCAGTAAGAACAAAGACACCAGGAGTGAAAATGACTGA
- the mnhG gene encoding monovalent cation/H(+) antiporter subunit G yields the protein MTDLVSVVFLLLGAVFFLAGTVGLLRLPDVYTRLHALTKADNIGVGFIVTALCFQADSLFAAGKLLLIWFLVFLAGAGVSHLIAKNAFRNGIKIWKR from the coding sequence ATGACTGATCTTGTTTCTGTAGTGTTTCTTTTGCTTGGAGCAGTTTTCTTTTTAGCAGGAACAGTCGGTCTTTTGCGACTGCCTGATGTCTACACTCGCCTGCATGCTTTAACCAAAGCGGATAATATTGGTGTTGGTTTCATTGTGACGGCACTCTGTTTTCAGGCAGATTCACTCTTTGCGGCAGGGAAGCTGCTGCTTATCTGGTTTTTGGTTTTTTTGGCAGGAGCAGGTGTCTCCCATTTAATAGCAAAAAATGCCTTTCGCAATGGAATAAAAATATGGAAACGCTGA
- a CDS encoding universal stress protein — translation MKRFKNILCMIENAQESQNILQRASKLAQDNQANLTVASVLPNAQSGFPFAKKEKQKELEEMTRAFSDQCNIAIKIFFGTPYYEIIYNVLQNNYDLVIKMPEDASWMHRLFGSNDMHLLQKCPCPVWFIKKESSPSFNNILAAVDVGTNSETKENADVQEKLNHQILQMASSLAVSELAQLHILHVWDAPEAALMQGAFVNMPDSEVIAYVEEMQNTHHAKLKALLHDAAQKQVGDMLEFLQPNIHLVRGQANKIIPRFVQKLQIDLIVMGTVARTGLAGVIMGNTAEDILNQIDCSVLAVKPPGFRTPITL, via the coding sequence ATGAAACGATTTAAAAACATACTCTGCATGATTGAAAATGCGCAGGAAAGTCAGAATATTTTGCAACGGGCCTCTAAACTGGCACAGGACAACCAGGCGAACCTCACCGTTGCAAGTGTTCTTCCGAATGCCCAGTCCGGTTTTCCCTTTGCAAAAAAAGAGAAACAAAAAGAGCTTGAAGAGATGACACGCGCTTTTTCAGATCAATGTAATATTGCAATTAAAATATTTTTCGGAACGCCTTATTATGAAATAATTTACAATGTTTTGCAAAATAATTATGATTTGGTTATCAAGATGCCAGAAGATGCAAGCTGGATGCACAGACTGTTTGGAAGCAATGATATGCATCTTTTGCAAAAATGTCCCTGTCCGGTCTGGTTTATCAAAAAAGAGAGTTCTCCCTCTTTTAACAATATCCTGGCTGCAGTCGATGTAGGTACCAACAGTGAAACAAAAGAAAATGCGGATGTCCAGGAGAAGCTAAACCATCAGATTCTTCAAATGGCAAGTTCTCTTGCTGTCAGTGAGTTGGCCCAACTGCACATCCTGCATGTATGGGATGCTCCAGAAGCAGCGCTTATGCAGGGTGCCTTTGTAAATATGCCCGATTCTGAGGTTATTGCGTATGTGGAAGAGATGCAAAACACACATCATGCAAAACTAAAAGCACTCCTGCATGATGCAGCACAAAAACAGGTTGGCGATATGCTGGAGTTTTTACAGCCAAATATCCATCTCGTACGAGGCCAGGCAAATAAAATCATTCCCCGGTTCGTTCAAAAACTACAAATTGATTTGATTGTCATGGGTACTGTTGCGCGAACCGGTTTGGCAGGAGTGATTATGGGAAATACGGCGGAAGATATACTCAACCAGATAGACTGTTCTGTTCTTGCAGTCAAACCTCCCGGATTTAGAACTCCGATAACATTATAG